Below is a genomic region from Citrobacter europaeus.
TCGCGGTTGCCGTGCAGGCGCATCACCGGGCTAAAGACGCCCCACTGGAACCAGCGAATCAGCAACTCATGGAATTTGGGGTCGTGAATATTACCGCCATGAAAACCACCGATATCCGTTGTCCACCACGGTATCCCCGCGATCCCCATATTGAGTCCGGCGGCAAACTGATTGCGTAGCGATCGAAACGAAGAGTGAATATCACCGGACCAGACCAGCGCGCCATATTTCTGGCTGCCGGCCCAGGCGCAGCGCAGCAGGTTGATAACCTGGTCTTCGCCATCGGCTTTCATACCATCAAAAAAAGTTTTGGCGTACATTCGTGGGTAGATATTACCCACTTCCAGTACCGGCCCGGCGTAATAGCGATAGTTGTCGTAATCGTAAACGCTGAATTCAGGTTCGGCTTCATCTAGCCAGAAGAGCGTTACGCCTTTATCGTAATAGTTGCGCTTAGCTTTACCCCAGACGTAATCGCGCGCACCAGGATGGGTGGCGTCAAAAAACGTCGTGTTGCCGAGGAAATCCATATTGATCGGCAATCCGCGTTCCGTTTGCACCAGCCAGCCGTTTTCGCGCATCTCCCGATAGCTCTCGGTGCGATTATCCACCGTCGGCCAGACGGAGACCATCAGCTCAATACCCAGTGATTTTAGTTCGGCGATCATGGCGTCGGGATTGGGCCAGTCGCGCGGGTCAAACATCCAGTCACCCTGGTTAGGCCAGTGGAAGAAATCAATAACGATAACCGAGATGGGCAGGTTGCGTTGTTTATATTCGCGGGCGACCGCCAGCAGCTCTTCCTGGGTTCGATAGCGGAGTTTACACTGCCAGAAACCCATGGCGTAATCCGGCATCATCGGCGGTGTGCCGGTAGCGAGCGCGTAAGCCTGGCTGATTTCCGCGGGGGTATCGCCAGCGGTGATCCAGTAGTCCAGTTGTTCGCTGACCTGAGCTTCCCATTCGGTTACGTTGTTAGCGAACGTTACGCGACCCACTGCCGGGTTGTTCCATAAAAATCCGTAGCCCAGGCTTGAGAGCATAAACGGTACAGAGGCCTGGGAGTTACGCTGTGCCAGTTCCAGAACGCATCCTTTGAGATCCAGATTGGCCTGCTGATACTGGCCCATGCCATAGATTTTTTCCCCTTCGGCGGCTTCGAAGCGGGCTTTAATCGAATATTTTCCTCCCGGAATAGGGCGGAACTCGCGCCCCTCCAGGTTTAGCGCGCTGACGTACTGCCCGTGTGAAGACTCGTCCTCGCCGATTTCACCCCGCAGACGCCAGAACTCCTGTAACAGAGGCTTATGCGGATGGCGGTAAAAGGAGACCTGTCCTTTTTGATTGACGATAGCGGTGATTTTACCGTTGGTCAGCGTCGCCTGGTGGTGCTCATAAACTATGTGGCAGAGGCTTTCTGCGACGGGCTCATTCAATGCCCAGTCTTCATTTCTCATTACCGCGAGATGACGACCGCTGCGTACGCGCAGACTGTTCTCGCCCCAGGGTTCAATCCACAAATAGCGATCGTTTTGCTGCCAGACCAGACGACGCGGATCATGTTGCACAAATGGCATGGTGGTGCCTCCCGTATTTCGAGGGTGAAGGTAAGTTATTGGTTGATAGTTTCCAGATCGTGGCGAATCTTCTCTTCCATCGCTTCGTATTTACGGAAGAAAAGCAGCGGGATCGCCGCGAGAGCGAAGAGCAGGGCGGGCGCCCAGATAAAGGCCCAGGTAATTCCCTCCAGACCTGCAGCATTCTGGGCGTGGTTCGGAACATAGCCAAAACTGTTCATGATCCAGGCGGCGAATGCAGTACCCAAACCACTGCCCATCTTGATGCAAAAAGTACTGCCGAAGGCGATAAGAATGCCGGTAGCCTTGATACCCGTCTTCCATGCGCCGAAGTCGACGGCGAAGCCCAGCATGGCAAACGGCATTGAACAGGCGATACCGCTGCCTATATTGCCAAGTACCCAGGCGGCGATGAGGAAAGGAATGTTGTCCGCAGCCAGCCACATCATGACGCCGCCAAGCGTGGCGACCAGCAGACCACCTACCCATATCCAGGTTTTAGCGAGGTATTTGCTAAAGAATGGAATGGCGATGATAAACAGGATCTGAATTGTCGCCAGGCTGTTAATCAGCGGAACCAGATCTTTGCGGTCGAGGTTGTAGGTCAGATAGTAGACAATGGTCGTGGAGCGCTGTTGTAGGGCAATCCAGAAGATCAAATTTGCCAGCACCATTAAGATCCATGGCCAGTTACCTTTCATCGCCGCGAAGCTTTTTTTCATCGGCAATCTGGGTTCTTGCTGAATTTTATCCGCATCCATTTCGCGGATATTTTTAAAGGCGAAAAGCGTTAACGAACAGGATATGACGGCAAACAAAATTGCCGTATAAATAAAACCTGCATGGTCGTTTCCATTACCTAAAAATGCAACCAGGGGCAACGCAGTGGCATTCATTAATAACACCCCAATTTGCCCGCCGGTCATTCTCCAGGAATTTAATACCAGACGCTCATTAGGGGACAGGGTCATCAAGGGTAATATTGCGCTGAGAGGTGTATTAAGTCCGGTAAATAGAATACTGGCGATCATGTAGGATATTGCTGCATAGATGGCTTTTCCTGTCATACTGATATCAGGAGACCAAAATGACAGCGCGCTAAATACACCAAAAGGCAGCGGTAACCATAAAAACCAGGGGCGGCATTTACCGTAACGCGAACGCGTTTTATCGATGATGATCCCCCAGATGGGGGCGTCTATGCCGTCTACAATACGCGCCAGCAGTAGGATAACCCCGGCTACGGCGAGGCTGATACCCGCAACATCGGTGTAGAAATATAAGATGTAGGTTGAACCGAAACAGTACAGCAGATTACCCGCTACATCCAAAGAGCCGTAGCTAATACGCTGCAGTAAAGATAATGATGCTGACCCGCAAGACTGGGTATCCTCAATAACAGAACTCATAATGATAACTCCGATATTGGTGTGATACGCCCAGAAAAACAGCTTTTACTTTCTAAGCAGTAGGGTGTTTTTTATTTTTTGTTGCCAGGAAATGTTCACCTTTGGATTGAAATAGTGGTTAATTGGTTTTGTGAAAAATAGTTAACCCAGGCATCGCGATCAATTATCAAATCTTACTTCAGGATTGCGTTTATTCGTTTTTGGCTAAGTTATTATGTCATTTGTTATGGTGGTCACAATTTCCCCTACAATGAAATTAAAAAAGTTAAACAGTGAAAGAAAATAACTTTCATGTCTCTGGTGGGACGGCTGGCTGACAGGAGAAACGGGCAGGAGTGGGGATGAACAAGTTCAGCAAATGAGGGGGCTGTCGAAGCGGGCTGCAAACGACAGACATAAAAAAACCCGCTTGCGCGGGTTTTTTCACAAAGCGACAACAAGCAGGCGATTAAGCCAGTTTGTTGATCTGTGCAGTCAGGTTTGCTTTATGACGTGCAGCTTTGTTTTTGTGGATCAGACCTTTAGCAGCCTGACGGTCCACGATTGGTTGCATTTCGTTAAATGCTTTCAGTGCAGTAGCTTTGTCGCCAGCTTCGATAGCTGCGTATACTTTCTTGATGAAAGTACGCATCATAGAGCGACGGCTAGCGTTGTGCTTGCGGGCCTTTTCAGACTGAACGGCGCGCTTCTTAGCTGATTTGATATTAGCCAAGGTCCAACTCCCAAATGTGTTCTATATGGACAATTCAAAGGCCGAGGAATATGCCCTTTTAGCCTTCTTTTGTCAATGGATTTGTGCAAATAAGCGCCGTTTAAATTGCAGCACTCGTTGCGTAGTGATGGCGCAGGATTCTACCAGCTTGCGTGGCGTGAATACAGCTTTTCCACGAGAAAAATTGCATTAGCGTGCCGTAGAAGGTCTGCAATTTGTTTCATAACAATGAAAACAATCCTCTTTCTGTTTCGTAGAAACAATCGCCGGTTAACGTTGACCGCGGTACAGGGTATACTTTCACGATTTTCACTGTTTTGAGCCAGACATGAAGCTGATACGAGGCATACATAATCTCAGTCAGGCCCCGCATGGGTGTGTGCTGACTATTGGTAATTTCGACGGCGTGCACCGTGGCCACCGCGCGTTGCTGCAGGGCTTACGGGAAGAAGGACGCAAACGCAATTTACCGGTGATGGTGATGATTTTCGAGCCGCAGCCGCTTGAGCTGTTTGCGACGGACAAGTCACCTGCGCGCCTCACCCGCCTGCGGGAAAAACTGCGTTATCTGGCAGAGTGCGGCGTTGATTACGTGCTGTGCGTGCGTTTTGACAGGCGCTTTGCGGCATTAACGGCGCAGACCTTCATCAGCGATCTGCTGGTTAAGCGCCTTGGTGTACAATTTCTTGCCGTTGGCGATGATTTCCGCTTTGGCGCTAGCCGTGCGGGCGATTTCTTGTTATTACAGGAAGCGGGCGCTGAGTATGGTTTTGATATCACCAGCACCCAAACCTTCTGTGAAGGCGGTGTGCGCATTAGCAGCACCGCGGTACGTCAGGCGCTGGCAGAAGATAACCTGCAACTGGCCGAAAGCCTGCTTGGGCATCCTTTTACTATCTCAGGACGCGTCGTTCACGGTGATGAGTTAGGGCGCACCATTGGTTTTCCGACGGCAAATTTACCGCTTCGTCGCCAGGTTTCTCCGGTGAAAGGGGTTTATGCGGTTGAAGTTATGGGACTGGGTGACAAACCGTTGCCCGGCGTCGCCAATATCGGTACCCGCCCGACGGTAGCAGGGGTACGCCAACAGTTGGAAGTGCATCTATTGGACGTTGTAATGGACCTGTATGGTCGCCATATAGATGTAGTGCTGCGTAAAAAAATACGCAGCGAACAGCGATTTGCCTCGCTGGATGAACTAAAAGCGCAGATTGCGCGTGATGAGTTGACTGCCCGCGAATTTTTTGGGCTTACAAAACCGGCTTAATGCCTATACGAGTTTTAAATACGGAACCGAGAATCTGATGAGTGACTATAAATCAACCCTGAATTTGCCGGAAACAGGGTTCCCGATGCGCGGCGATCTCGCCAAGCGTGAACCGGGAATGCTGGCGCGTTGGACTGATGATGACCTGTACGGCATCATTCGTGCGGCCAAAAAAGGCAAAAAAACCTTCATTCTGCATGATGGCCCTCCTTATGCGAATGGCAGCATTCATATTGGTCACTCGGTTAACAAGATTCTGAAAGACATTATCGTGAAGTCCAAAGGACTCACGGGCTATGACTCGCCCTACGTTCCGGGCTGGGACTGCCACGGTCTGCCAATCGAGCTGAAAGTAGAGCAGGAATACGGCAAGCCGGGCGAGAAGTTCACCGCCGCGGAGTTCCGCGCCAAATGCCGTGAATACGCTGCTACGCAGGTTGACGGTCAGCGTAAAGACTTTATCCGTCTTGGCGTGCTGGGCGACTGGTCACATCCGTACCTGACCATGGACTTCAAAACTGAAGCCAACATCATTCGCGCGCTGGGTAAAATCATCGGCAACGGTCACCTGCACAAAGGTGCGAAGCCGGTGCACTGGTGCGTTGACTGCCGTTCCGCGCTGGCGGAAGCGGAAGTTGAGTATTATGACAAAACCTCCCCGTCCATCGACGTGGCGTTCCACGCTGCCGATCAGGACGCGGTGAAAGCGAAATTTGGTGTTTCTGACGTCAACGGCCCGATCTCACTGGTTATCTGGACCACCACCCCGTGGACGTTACCCGCGAACCGCGCAATTTCTCTGGCGCCTGATTTTGACTATGCGCTGGTGCAGATTGACGGGCAGGCCGTGATTCTGGCGAAGGATCTGGTTGAAAGCGTCATGCAGCGTATTGGCGCGGCTGAATACACTGTTCTTGGCACGGTGAAAGGCGCTGAACTGGAACTGCTGCGCTTTACCCATCCGTTTATGGGCTTTGACGTGCCGGCAATTCTTGGCGATCACGTTACGCTGGATGCGGGTACCGGTGCGGTCCATACCGCTGGCGGTCACGGTCCGGATGACTACGTCATCAGCCAGAAATACGGTCTGGAAATCGCTAACCCGGTTGGCCCGGACGGCGCATACCTGGCGGGTACCTATCCGGAACTTGACGGTGTGAACGTCTTTAAAGCTAACGACAAAATTGTTGCGCTGCTGAGCGAAAAAGGCGCGCTACTGCACGTTGAGAAGATGCAGCATAGCTATCCGTGCTGCTGGCGCCACAAGTCGCCGATCATCTTCCGCGCGACGCCGCAGTGGTTCGTCAGCATGGATCAGAAAGGTCTGCGTGCGCAGTCGCTGAAAGAGATCAAAGGCGTGCAGTGGATCCCTGACTGGGGTCAGGCGCGTATTGAATCGATGGTTGCCAACCGTCCTGACTGGTGTATCTCCCGTCAGCGTACGTGGGGTGTGCCGATGTCTCTGTTTGTTCACAAAGACACTGAAGAGCTGCATCCGCGCGCTGTCGAACTGATGGAAGAAGTCGCCAAACGCGTTGAAGTTGACGGCATTCAGGCGTGGTGGGATCTCGATCCGAAAGATATCCTCGGCGACGAAGCTGACCAGTATGTCAAAGTCCCGGATACACTGGACGTGTGGTTCGACTCTGGTTCAACCCACTCATCCGTCGTGGACGTGCGCCCTGAGTTTGCAGGCCATGCGGCCGATATGTATCTGGAAGGCTCTGACCAGCACCGCGGCTGGTTCATGTCCTCTCTGATGATCTCCACCGCCATGAAAGGCAAAGCACCTTATCGCCAGGTACTGACCCACGGTTTCACCGTTGATGGTCAGGGCCGTAAGATGTCCAAGTCTATCGGTAACACGGTTTCTCCGCAGGATGTGATGAACAAACTGGGCGCGGATATTTTGCGTCTGTGGGTCGCTTCAACCGACTATACCGGTGAAATGGCCGTTTCTGACGAAATCCTGAAACGTGCTGCCGACAGCTATCGTCGTATCCGTAACACCGCGCGCTTCCTGCTGGCGAACCTGAACGGGTTCGATCCGGTAAAAGATATGGTGAAACCGGAAGAGATGGTGGTACTGGACAGGTGGGCGGTAGGCTGTGCGCAAGCGGCGCAGGAAGAAATCCTGAAAGCTTACGAAGCCTATGACTTCCACGAAGTGGTACAGCGTCTGATGCGCTTCTGCTCTGTAGAAATGGGTTCGTTCTACCTCGACATCATCAAAGACCGTCAGTACACCGCGAAAGCGGACAGTGTGGCGCGTCGTAGCTGCCAGACTGCGCTGTTCCATATTGCAGAAGCGCTGGTTCGCTGGATGGCGCCGATCATGTCCTTCACCGCCGATGAAATCTGGGGCTACCTGCCGGGCGATCGTGAGAAGTACGTCTTTACCGGGGAATGGTACGAAGGTCTGTTTGGTTTAGGTGAAACCGAAGCGATGAATGACGCCTACTGGGACGAGCTGCTGAAAGTGCGCGGCGAAGTGAACAAGGTCATCGAGCAGGCGCGTGCGGATAAGAAAGTCGGTGGTTCTCTGGAGGCGGCAGTGACCCTGTACGCTGAACCAGAACTGGCGGCGAAACTGACCGCGCTGGGCGAAGAGTTGCGTTTTGTTCTGCTGACCTCCGGTGCGACGGTTGCGGATTATGCAGCGGCTCCTGCTGATGCTCAGCAGAGCGAACTGCTCAAAGGTCTGAAAATCGTTCTCGGCAAAGCCGAAGGTGAGAAATGCCCGCGCTGCTGGCATTACACTACCGACGTCGGCCAGGTGGCGGAACACGCAGAAATCTGCGGACGCTGTGTCAGCAACATCGCCGGTGATGGCGAACAACGTAAGTTTGCCTGATGAGTAAGCCTCTTTGTTCAACAGGACTACGCTGGCTGTGGCTGGTGGTAGTCGTGCTGATTATCGATTTAGGCAGCAAATACCTGATCCTCCAGAACTTTGCTCTGGGGGATACGGTGTCGCTGTTTCCGTCGCTTAATCTGCACTACGCGCGTAACTATGGTGCGGCGTTTAGCTTCTTAGCTGACAGCGGCGGCTGGCAACGTTGGTTCTTTGCCGGTATCGCTATTGGTATCTGCGTTATCCTGATGGTGATGATGTATCGCTCGAAGGCAACGCAGAAGCTAAACAACATCGCGTATGCATTAATCATTGGCGGTGCGCTGGGCAACCTGTTCGACCGCCTGTGGCACGGCTTCGTGGTTGATATGATTGACTTTTACGTCGGCGACTGGCATTTCGCGACATTCAATCTGGCCGATACAGCTATCTGTATCGGGGCGGCATTGATTGTTCTCGAAGGCTTCCTGCCGTCGAAAGAGAAAAAAGCCGCATAAAAAAATGCCGGATGGCGCTATGCTAATCCGGCTTACAATATACTGCGATGCTTGTAGGCCCGGTAAGCGTAGCGCCGCCGGGCAAACAGGCGGCAGCAATTTTAAAGAGCAACCTGCATGTCTAAATCAGTACAGAGTAACAGTGCGGTGCTGGTGCACTTCACCCTTAAGCTCGACGATGGCTCCACCGCAGAGTCAACCCGCAATAACGGCAAGCCTGCGCTGTTTCGCCTGGGCGACGGTTCTCTGTCTGAAGGACTGGAACAACACCTGCTGGGGTTAAAAGAAGGTGATAAAACCACTTTTGCTCTGGAACCGGATGCCGCCTTTGGCGTGTCAAGCCCGGACTTAATTCAGTATTTCTCGCGTCGGGAATTTATGGACGCGGGTGAGCCAGAAATTGGCGCTATCATGCTCTTTACCGCAATGGACGGCAGTGAGATGCCTGGCGTGATCCGCGAAATTAACGGTGACTCGATCACGGTTGATTTCAACCATCCGCTGGCCGGGCATACCGTTCATTTTGATATTGAAGTGCTGGAAGTCGAACCGGCACTGGAGGCGTAAAATGCAGATCCTGTTGGCCAACCCGCGCGGTTTTTGCGCTGGTGTAGACCGCGCTATCAGCATTGTGGAAAACGCGCTGGCTATTTACGGCGCGCCGATTTATGTCCGTCATGAAGTGGTGCATAACCGCTATGTGGTGGATAGCCTGCGCGAGCGCGGCGCTATTTTTATCGAGCAAATCAGCGAAGTGCCGGATGGCGCGATCCTGATTTTCTCCGCTCATGGCGTATCTCAGGCGGTACGTAACGAGGCCAAAGGCCGTGACCTCACGGTTTTTGATGCGACCTGCCCGCTGGTAACGAAAGTGCATATGGAAGTTGCCCGCGCCAGCCGTCGCGGTGAAGAGTCGATTCTTATCGGCCACGCTGGTCACCCGGAAGTCGAAGGCACAATGGGCCAGTACAGCAACCCGCAAGGGGGAATGTATCTGGTTGAATCACCGGAAGATGTGCTGAAACTGGACGTCAAAAATGAAGGCAAATTATCCTTCATGACGCAGACCACGCTCTCCGTTGACGACACCTCTGACGTCATTGACGCGCTGCGCCAACGCTTCCCGAAAATTGTCGGGCCGCGCAAAGACGATATCTGTTATGCCACCACCAACCGTCAGGAAGCGGTTCGCGCGCTGGCGGAACAGGCTGATGTTGTGCTGGTGGTCGGCTCGAAAAACTCCTCTAACTCCAACCGTCTGGCTGAACTGGCCCAGCGAATGGGGAAAGCAGCGTATTTGATTGACGATGCGACCGACATCCAGGAAGCGTGGGTGAAAGAAGCTACGTGCGTAGGCGTGACGGCCGGAGCCTCGGCGCCGGATATCCTGGTGCAAAACGTGATTGCTCGTCTGCAAGAGCTTGGCGGTGGAGAAGCTATTCCGCTGGAAGGCCGTGAAGAAAACATTGTTTTCGAAGTACCGAAAGAGCTGCGTGTGGATGTTCGTGAAGTAGAGTAAGTCTTTCCGGTTACGATTATGAGAAGATGCCAGACTTAACGTCTGGCATTTTTTTATGGAGAAACCATGCGCTTACCGATCATTCTTGATACCGATCCCGGCATTGATGATGCCGCCGCTATTGCCGCCGCGCTGTTTGCCCCTGAGCTGGATCTGCAACTAATGACCACGGTAGCAGGCAATGTGTCGGTGGAAAAAACCACCCGTAATGCGTTGCAACTGCTGCACTTCTGGAATGCGGATGTTCCGCTGGCGCAGGGAGCATCGATGCCGCTGGTGCGACCGCTGCGTGATGCCGCTTCCGTACACGGCGAGTCCGGTATGGAAGGGTATGAGTTTGTCGAGCACGATCGCCAGGTGATGGCAAAACCCGCCTTCCAGGCGATTCGCGATGCGCTGATGCATGCCCCGCAGCCCGTGACGCTGGTGGCGATTGGCCCGCTGACCAACATTGCGTTGCTGCTGACCCATTATCCTGAATGCGTATTCAACATTCAGCGTCTGGTGATTATGGGGGGGTCAGCCGGGCGCGGGAACTTCACGCCAAACGCCGAGTTTAATATTGCTATCGATCCCGAGGCTGCCGCGAAAGTTTTCCAGAGCGGGCTGGAGATTGTGATGTGTGGGCTGGATGTCACTAATCAGGCCATGCTCGCCCCAGACTATCTGGCGACGTTGCCTCAGCTTAACCAGACGGGAAAAATGCTGCACGCGCTGTTTAGCCATTACCGTAGCGGCAGCATGAATACGGGGCTGCGAATGCACGACCTGTGCGCTATTGCCTGGCTGGTGCGCCCAGAACTGTTTACCCTGCAGCCGTGCTTCGTGGCGGTTGAAACCCAGGGCGAATATACCTCGGGTACGACGGTGGTGGATATTGAAGGGCGTTTGGGTCATCCGGCAAATGCCCAGGTCGCGCTGGGCCTTGACGTTGAGGGGTTCCAGCAGTGGGTGGCAGAGGTGCTGGCGCTGGCGCCATGAGGCTGTGATCCGGCCCGCAATATGCAAACAGAATTAGCAGGTTAATCGATTAATCTGCTAATCTTACCCTGTTGTTCTCCTCGGGCCGGAGACACATATGAACCTTTCTTTTATCCAGCCACCGCAGGTGGCGTGGGCAAGCGGCGCTTTGGCCGATGGCCCGTTATTGCGCAAATCCACCCGTATTCAGGATCTTACTCACGTTTTTGCCGATGAAAACGCCCGTCAGCAACTGGCTGGCGAGCAGGTCGTGTATGACGTTGAGATGCTGGATACATCTCCCGCAGATGGTGAACTCTACACCGGCGTTACTCATCTTTATCCTGGCCGGGTCGGCTGCGAATATTTTATGACCCGCGGGCATTTCCATGCGCGCCGCGAACAGGGGGAAGTCTATTTCGGCTTGCGTGGCACCGGTTTGCTGCTGTTGCAAACCGAACAGGGCGACGCGAGGCTGGAAAAGGTATTCGCCGGATCCGTCCACATTATCCCTGGCTTTACCGCACATCGGCTAATCAACACCGGGGAGGAGGTGCTGTCGGCGCTCGCCGTATGGCCGGGGATTGCGGGACATGATTATGCGGCGCTTGCCAGGGGCTTCAGAATAAGAGTCTTTGAAGAAAATAAGAGGGTTCAGGCGAAGGAGGTACAGAATGGCTGACTTAGCGCATTCTTACGGCCTCGATATGACGGTTCATCATTGCCCGCTTGGTTTTAGCTATGGGGATGAGGTTACCGGGCCGATGCCGGAAATTCGTCAACTCGATGACATCCGCGCCTCGCTGCGCGATCCATACTGTGAAGGGCCGCAAGAGGTGTATGCCATTGCGATGGATGTGGCGCGAATGCAGGATCGCGAAGAGTTGAAAAAGCGGATGCTGTTGTTTGGCGTGGTGACCTATGCGGCGGGACGGCTGGGGGAGGAGCCGGTGCGTAGTCAGGGACATATTCATCGTATCAGTCAGCACAGCGGCTGGTCCCCGCCGGAGCTTTACGAAATCTGGCAGGGAAAAGCGATAATCTATATGCAGGAGTATGTTGAGGACGACCCGGGCCGCTGTTTCGCTGTGATCGCTGAACCCGGTGAGAAAGTGCTGGTACCACCCGGTTGGGGACATGCGACCATATCCGCAGACCCGAATGTACCGTTAACTTTTGGCGCGTGGTGCGATCGTGAATATGGTTTTGAGTACGAGGCCGTTCGTGCGCATAAAGGGTTGGCGTGGTATCCGTTACTGCAGGGAAACAACGTTATCTGGCAGCATAATCCGCGTTACACTCCTGGACGACTGCAGGCCGTAACGCCCCGACAATATACCGAGCTTTCGATTACTTCCGCACCTGTTTACCAGCAATTCATCGAGGACCCGGCGCGTTTTCAATTTATCTCGCGCCCGGATAAGCACTCTGAGTTGTGGCAAAACTTTCATCCATAAAGAGCCGGGGCATAGCCCCGGTACTGATATTGCCGGATAAGCGGATGCGCCATCCGGCAAATGACAGGTTACCCTGCAAACAGGCCCGTGGCGACGCCGATGGCGGCCAGTATCAACAGTAAAATCATCGCCTTCACTGGCGACACACCACGTTTGGCCATCAGATACCAGGTGCCAAGCACCACAATCAACGGTAGTAACTGTGGGAAGATACCGTCCAGCATTTGTTGAACGTGGATATTCACCCCATCTTTGGTAATAAATTCCAGCCCGGTACCCAGTTTAACGTAGCTTGCCGCCACGCCTCCCATAACAAACACGCCCAGCAGCGATAACGCTTCTCGCAGACGGGCAGACTTGCTGCTCACCAGCATTTCCACCGAGCCGGAACCCATCTTGTAGCCTTTCAGGAACAGGAACCACGAACCGGGAATGATGATAGCCAGCCAGGCAACGGTATAAAACAGCGGCCCCAGAATGTTACCGCCGGCCGCCAGGGCCATACCGATGCTGAGCAAGATAGGGATCAACATGCCAGGGATCATTGAATCGCCGATCCCGGCAATAGGGCCCATCAGACCAACCTTCAGGGTATTGATGGTCTCCCCATCGATCGGCTCACCGTTCGCTTTTTTCTCTTCCAGCCCCAGCACCATGCCATTTACGATCGCGCCTATCTGGGGTTCCGTATTATAGAACGAGGCGTGGCGGCGCAGCATCTCAGTACGCTGGGCTGCGTCGGGATAGAGCTTTTTCGCCACCGGGAGCATACTCAGGCAAAAGCCAAAAGATTCCAGACGTTCAAAGCTCATCGATGACAAGTTGTGCATCATCCATGCGCGCCAGCAGCGGCGAAGATCTTTACGTGTAAGTGTACGTTCTTCCATCAGAATTCATCCTCATCATCATCGGCTACCGACTTTGCATTCGCGGCCTGCGGCGGTTCCGGTTTGTAGTTGTAATGGATCAACGCCAGCAGCGAACCGACGATCACCAGCGCGACCATGTTGAGTTTTAAAAAGACGATGCAGACAAAACCGACGAGGAAGTAGATCAGCATGGTGTAGTTTTTGATGATCTGCTTGAGCAAAATCGCGATCCCGACGGCGGGTAAAATGCCGCCCAGTACGTTCATCGTCGACAGAACAATTTTCGGTAAACTGTCCATAAAACCGCTGATGTATTGTGCCCCGAAGTAGACTGCAATAAAGGTCGGTACAAAGCGCAGGACAAAGTTTGTCACCTGTGGCCAGATGGCGCTGTTCAGGTAAATGCCGCGTTCGTCGCCCCGTTCCAGCGCCACATCTGCCCGGTGATTCCAGAAGGAGTTCAGTACCATCATCGCGTTAAACAAAATGGTTCCGGCGATACCGATGGTGGCTGCCAGCGCAACCGCGACCTCGGGGCCTTTTCCGGAAAGGATCCCTAAAGCAATTGCCGGATAAGCCACAAAGTTGAGGTCGGCGGGCATCGAACCGCCGGGTGTAACCATCGCGATATACACCGCCTGAACCGCAACGCCAATCATGATCCCGGTTTTAATGTCGCCGAGGATAATCCCGACCAGCATTCCGGAAATCAGCGGGCGGGTGATCAGGTACCAGCCGCCGGTCAGTCCCAGCAGCCAGGGGCTGCTGAGGGCGCCGAGATAGCAAAGTATGCCAATCAACGTAGCTTCGATAATCATCGTGCGCTCCTTATTTCAGCTTCTGACGTGCGTCCT
It encodes:
- a CDS encoding PTS system mannose/fructose/sorbose family transporter subunit IID, translating into MEERTLTRKDLRRCWRAWMMHNLSSMSFERLESFGFCLSMLPVAKKLYPDAAQRTEMLRRHASFYNTEPQIGAIVNGMVLGLEEKKANGEPIDGETINTLKVGLMGPIAGIGDSMIPGMLIPILLSIGMALAAGGNILGPLFYTVAWLAIIIPGSWFLFLKGYKMGSGSVEMLVSSKSARLREALSLLGVFVMGGVAASYVKLGTGLEFITKDGVNIHVQQMLDGIFPQLLPLIVVLGTWYLMAKRGVSPVKAMILLLILAAIGVATGLFAG
- a CDS encoding glucose-6-phosphate isomerase; its protein translation is MADLAHSYGLDMTVHHCPLGFSYGDEVTGPMPEIRQLDDIRASLRDPYCEGPQEVYAIAMDVARMQDREELKKRMLLFGVVTYAAGRLGEEPVRSQGHIHRISQHSGWSPPELYEIWQGKAIIYMQEYVEDDPGRCFAVIAEPGEKVLVPPGWGHATISADPNVPLTFGAWCDREYGFEYEAVRAHKGLAWYPLLQGNNVIWQHNPRYTPGRLQAVTPRQYTELSITSAPVYQQFIEDPARFQFISRPDKHSELWQNFHP
- a CDS encoding PTS sugar transporter subunit IIC — protein: MIIEATLIGILCYLGALSSPWLLGLTGGWYLITRPLISGMLVGIILGDIKTGIMIGVAVQAVYIAMVTPGGSMPADLNFVAYPAIALGILSGKGPEVAVALAATIGIAGTILFNAMMVLNSFWNHRADVALERGDERGIYLNSAIWPQVTNFVLRFVPTFIAVYFGAQYISGFMDSLPKIVLSTMNVLGGILPAVGIAILLKQIIKNYTMLIYFLVGFVCIVFLKLNMVALVIVGSLLALIHYNYKPEPPQAANAKSVADDDEDEF
- a CDS encoding glucose-6-phosphate isomerase; translation: MNLSFIQPPQVAWASGALADGPLLRKSTRIQDLTHVFADENARQQLAGEQVVYDVEMLDTSPADGELYTGVTHLYPGRVGCEYFMTRGHFHARREQGEVYFGLRGTGLLLLQTEQGDARLEKVFAGSVHIIPGFTAHRLINTGEEVLSALAVWPGIAGHDYAALARGFRIRVFEENKRVQAKEVQNG